From Mustela erminea isolate mMusErm1 chromosome 1, mMusErm1.Pri, whole genome shotgun sequence, a single genomic window includes:
- the CHERP gene encoding calcium homeostasis endoplasmic reticulum protein isoform X2 — translation MEMPLPPDDQELRNVIDKLAQFVARNGPEFEKMTMEKQKDNPKFSFLFGGEFYSYYKCKLALEQQQLICKQQAPELEPAAALPPLPQPPLAPAAPIPPAQGAPSMDELIQQSQWNLQQQEQHLLALRQEQVTAAVAHAVEQQMQKLLEETQLDMNEFDNLLQPIIDTCTKDAISAGKNWMFSNAKSPPHCELMAGHLRNRITADGAHFELRLHLIYLINDVLHHWALTRGRSLPHSQRKQARELLAALQKVVVPIYCTSFLAVEEDKQQKIARLLQLWEKNGYFDDSIIQQLQSPALGLGQYQATLINEYSSVVQPVQLAFQQQIQTLKTQHEEFVNSLAQQQQQQQQQQQQIQMPQMEAEVKATPPPPAPPPAPTPAPTIPPTTQPDDSKPPIQMPGSSDYDASGGVQDPAAAGPRGPGPHDQIPPNKPPWFDQPHPVAPWGQQQPPEQPPYPHHQGGPPHCPPWNNSHEGMWGEQRGDPGWNGQRDAPWNSQPDPNWNSQFEGPWNSQHEQPPWGGGQREPPFRMQRPPHFRGPFPPHQQHPQFNQPPHPHNFNRFPPRFMQDDFPPRHPFERPPYPHRFDYPQGDFPAEMGPPHHHPGHRMPHPGINEHPPWGGPQHPDFGPPPHGFNGQPPHMRRQGPPHINHDDPSLVPNVPYFDLPAGLMAPLVKLEDHEYKPLDPKDIRLPPPMPPSERLLAAVEAFYSPPSHDRPRNSEGWEQNGLYEFFRAKMRARRRKGQEKRNSGPSRSRSRSKSRGRSSSRSNSRSSKSSGSYSRSRSRSCSRSYSRSRSRSRSRSRSSRSRSRSRSRSRSKSYSPGRRRRSRSRSPTPPSSAGLGSNSAPPIPDSRLGEENKGHQMLVKMGWSGSGGLGVKEQGIQDPIKGGDVRDKWDQYKGVGVALDDPYENYRRNKSYSFIARMKARDECK, via the exons ATGGAGATGCCTCTGCCGCCCGACG ACCAGGAGCTTCGAAATGTCATCGACAAGCTGGCCCAGTTCGTGGCTCGCAACGGGCCCGAGTTTGAGAAGATGACGATGGAGAAGCAAAAGGACAACCCGAAATTCTCGTTTCTGTTCGGAGGCGAGTTCTACAGTTACTACAAGTGCAAGCTGGCGCTGGAGCAGCAGCAGC tCATCTGCAAGCAGCAGGCCCCAGAGTTGGAGCCAGCCGCGGCCCTgccccccctgccccagcccccgcTGGCCCCGGCAGCGCCCATCCCGCCAGCCCAGGGAGCCCCATCCATGGACGAGCTCATCCAGCAGAGCCAGTGGAACctgcagcagcaggagcagcaccTGTTAGCCCTCCGACAG GAGCAGGTGACCGCGGCTGTGGCCCATGCCGTAGAGCAGCAGATGCAGAAGCTCCTGGAGGAGACCCAGCTGGACATGAATGAGTTTGACAACCTGCTGCAACCTATCATCGACACCTGCACCAAAGATGCCATCTCG GCTGGGAAGAACTGGATGTTCAGCAATGCCAAGTCCCCGCCGCACTGTGAGCTGATGGCGGGCCACCTCCGGAACCGCATCACGGCCGACGGGGCGCACTTCGAGCTGCGGCTGCACCTCATCTACCTGATCAACGACGTCCTGCACCACTG GGCCCTGACGCGCGGAAGGTCTCTCCCTCACAGCCAGCGCAAGCAGGCCAGGGAGCTGCTGGCCGCCCTGCAGAAAGTCGTGGTGCCCATCTACTGCACCAGCTTCTTGGCCGTGGAGGAAGACAAGCAGCAGAAGATCGCCCGG ctcctgcAGCTCTGGGAGAAGAATGGCTATTTTGACGACTCCATCATCCAACAGCTACAGAGCCCGGCCCTGGGGCTCGGCCAGTACCAG gcgACACTTATCAATGAGTATTCCTCGGTGGTCCAGCCAGTGCAGCTCGCCTTCCAGCAGCAGATCCAGACCCTCAAGACGCAGCACGAGGAGTTTGTCAACAGCctggcccagcagcagcagcagcagcagcaacagcaacagcagATTCAGATGCCGCAAATGGAGGCCGAGGTCAAGGCcaccccgccgccgcccgccccgccgccggccCCCACGCCCGCCCCTACCATCCCACCAACCACCCAACCTG ATGACAGCAAGCCTCCCATCCAAATGCCCGGCTCCTCCGACTATGACGCCTCAGGAGGAGTCCAGGATCCTGCCGCAGCCGGCCCCCGGGGTCCAGGGCCCCACGACCAGATCCCGCCCAACAAACCCCCGTGGTTTGACCAGCCTCATCCCGTCGCTCCTTGGGGCCAACAGCAG CCTCCCGAGCAGCCGCCCTACCCGCACCATCAGGGTGGGCCGCCCCACTGTCCCCCCTGGAACAACAGCCACGAGGGCATGTGGGGCGAGCAGCGTGGGGACCCCGGCTGGAATGGCCAGCGTGACGCGCCCTGGAACAGCCAGCCCGACCCCAACTGGAACAGCCAGTTTGAGGGCCCCTGGAACAGCCAGCACGAGCAGCCGCCCTGGGGCGGGGGCCAGCGTGAGCCACCCTTCCGCATGCAGCGGCCGCCGCACTTCCGAGGGCCCTTCCCGCCCCACCAGCAGCATCCGCAGTTCAACCAGCCGCCGCACCCCCACAACTTCAACCGCTTCCCGCCCCGCTTCATGCAGGACGACTTCCCCCCACGGCACCCCTTCGAGCGGCCACCCTACCCTCACCGCTTCGACTATCCCCAGGGGGACTTCCCTGCCG AGATGGgaccccctcaccaccaccccggCCACCGCATGCCTCATCCTGGGATCAACGAGCACCCACCCTGGGGTGGGCCCCAGCACCCTGACTTCGGCCCTCCTCCCCATGGCTTCAATGGGCAGCCCCCCCACATGCGGCGACAGGGCCCTCCCCACATCAACCATGATGACCCTAGCCTGGTCCCCAACGTGCCCTACTTCGATCTGCCTGCAGGGCTGATGGCCCCCCTCGTGAAG CTGGAAGACCATGAGTACAAGCCTTTGGACCCAAAAGACAtccgcctcccaccccccatgccGCCCAGCGAGAGGCTCTTGGCAGCCGTGGAGGCCTTTTATAGTCCCCCCTCCCATGACAGGCCCAGGAACAG TGAAGGCTGGGAGCAGAACGGCCTCTACGAGTTCTTCCGAGCGAAGATGCGGGCACGGCGGCGGAAGGGCCAGGAAAAGCGCAACAG CGGCCCCTCCCGGTCTCGGAGCAGATCCAAAAGCCGAGGGCGCTCTTCTTCCCGCTCCAACTCGAGGTCGTCCAAGTCCTCCGGCTCGTACTCCAGGTCCAGATCGCGCTCCTGCTCCCGCTCCTACTCCCGCTCCCGCTCCAG GAGTCGCAGCCGCTCCCGCTCCTCCCGCAgccgctcccgctcccgctcgCGCTCCCGCTCCAAGTCCTACTCCCCAGGAAGGAGACGTCGGTCACGGTCCCGGAGCCCCACCCCGCC TTCCTCGGCTGGTCTGGGTTCTAATTCAGCACCTCCTATACCTGATTCAAGGCTCGGGGAAGAGAACAAAGGACATCAGATGCTGGTGAAAATGG GCTGGAGTGGATCTGGTGGCCTCGGCGTGAAAGAGCAAGGGATTCAGGACCCCATCAAGGGGGGGGACGTCCGGGACAAGTGGGACCAGTACAAGGGTGTGGGCGTGGCCCTGGACGACCCCTACGAGAACTACCGCAGGAACAAGAGCTACTCCTTCATCGCCCGCATGAAGGCCAGAGATGAGTGCAAGTAG
- the CHERP gene encoding calcium homeostasis endoplasmic reticulum protein isoform X1: MEMPLPPDDQELRNVIDKLAQFVARNGPEFEKMTMEKQKDNPKFSFLFGGEFYSYYKCKLALEQQQLICKQQAPELEPAAALPPLPQPPLAPAAPIPPAQGAPSMDELIQQSQWNLQQQEQHLLALRQEQVTAAVAHAVEQQMQKLLEETQLDMNEFDNLLQPIIDTCTKDAISAGKNWMFSNAKSPPHCELMAGHLRNRITADGAHFELRLHLIYLINDVLHHCQRKQARELLAALQKVVVPIYCTSFLAVEEDKQQKIARLLQLWEKNGYFDDSIIQQLQSPALGLGQYQATLINEYSSVVQPVQLAFQQQIQTLKTQHEEFVNSLAQQQQQQQQQQQQIQMPQMEAEVKATPPPPAPPPAPTPAPTIPPTTQPDDSKPPIQMPGSSDYDASGGVQDPAAAGPRGPGPHDQIPPNKPPWFDQPHPVAPWGQQQPPEQPPYPHHQGGPPHCPPWNNSHEGMWGEQRGDPGWNGQRDAPWNSQPDPNWNSQFEGPWNSQHEQPPWGGGQREPPFRMQRPPHFRGPFPPHQQHPQFNQPPHPHNFNRFPPRFMQDDFPPRHPFERPPYPHRFDYPQGDFPAEMGPPHHHPGHRMPHPGINEHPPWGGPQHPDFGPPPHGFNGQPPHMRRQGPPHINHDDPSLVPNVPYFDLPAGLMAPLVKLEDHEYKPLDPKDIRLPPPMPPSERLLAAVEAFYSPPSHDRPRNSEGWEQNGLYEFFRAKMRARRRKGQEKRNSGPSRSRSRSKSRGRSSSRSNSRSSKSSGSYSRSRSRSCSRSYSRSRSRSRSRSRSSRSRSRSRSRSRSKSYSPGRRRRSRSRSPTPPSSAGLGSNSAPPIPDSRLGEENKGHQMLVKMGWSGSGGLGVKEQGIQDPIKGGDVRDKWDQYKGVGVALDDPYENYRRNKSYSFIARMKARDECK; this comes from the exons ATGGAGATGCCTCTGCCGCCCGACG ACCAGGAGCTTCGAAATGTCATCGACAAGCTGGCCCAGTTCGTGGCTCGCAACGGGCCCGAGTTTGAGAAGATGACGATGGAGAAGCAAAAGGACAACCCGAAATTCTCGTTTCTGTTCGGAGGCGAGTTCTACAGTTACTACAAGTGCAAGCTGGCGCTGGAGCAGCAGCAGC tCATCTGCAAGCAGCAGGCCCCAGAGTTGGAGCCAGCCGCGGCCCTgccccccctgccccagcccccgcTGGCCCCGGCAGCGCCCATCCCGCCAGCCCAGGGAGCCCCATCCATGGACGAGCTCATCCAGCAGAGCCAGTGGAACctgcagcagcaggagcagcaccTGTTAGCCCTCCGACAG GAGCAGGTGACCGCGGCTGTGGCCCATGCCGTAGAGCAGCAGATGCAGAAGCTCCTGGAGGAGACCCAGCTGGACATGAATGAGTTTGACAACCTGCTGCAACCTATCATCGACACCTGCACCAAAGATGCCATCTCG GCTGGGAAGAACTGGATGTTCAGCAATGCCAAGTCCCCGCCGCACTGTGAGCTGATGGCGGGCCACCTCCGGAACCGCATCACGGCCGACGGGGCGCACTTCGAGCTGCGGCTGCACCTCATCTACCTGATCAACGACGTCCTGCACCACTG CCAGCGCAAGCAGGCCAGGGAGCTGCTGGCCGCCCTGCAGAAAGTCGTGGTGCCCATCTACTGCACCAGCTTCTTGGCCGTGGAGGAAGACAAGCAGCAGAAGATCGCCCGG ctcctgcAGCTCTGGGAGAAGAATGGCTATTTTGACGACTCCATCATCCAACAGCTACAGAGCCCGGCCCTGGGGCTCGGCCAGTACCAG gcgACACTTATCAATGAGTATTCCTCGGTGGTCCAGCCAGTGCAGCTCGCCTTCCAGCAGCAGATCCAGACCCTCAAGACGCAGCACGAGGAGTTTGTCAACAGCctggcccagcagcagcagcagcagcagcaacagcaacagcagATTCAGATGCCGCAAATGGAGGCCGAGGTCAAGGCcaccccgccgccgcccgccccgccgccggccCCCACGCCCGCCCCTACCATCCCACCAACCACCCAACCTG ATGACAGCAAGCCTCCCATCCAAATGCCCGGCTCCTCCGACTATGACGCCTCAGGAGGAGTCCAGGATCCTGCCGCAGCCGGCCCCCGGGGTCCAGGGCCCCACGACCAGATCCCGCCCAACAAACCCCCGTGGTTTGACCAGCCTCATCCCGTCGCTCCTTGGGGCCAACAGCAG CCTCCCGAGCAGCCGCCCTACCCGCACCATCAGGGTGGGCCGCCCCACTGTCCCCCCTGGAACAACAGCCACGAGGGCATGTGGGGCGAGCAGCGTGGGGACCCCGGCTGGAATGGCCAGCGTGACGCGCCCTGGAACAGCCAGCCCGACCCCAACTGGAACAGCCAGTTTGAGGGCCCCTGGAACAGCCAGCACGAGCAGCCGCCCTGGGGCGGGGGCCAGCGTGAGCCACCCTTCCGCATGCAGCGGCCGCCGCACTTCCGAGGGCCCTTCCCGCCCCACCAGCAGCATCCGCAGTTCAACCAGCCGCCGCACCCCCACAACTTCAACCGCTTCCCGCCCCGCTTCATGCAGGACGACTTCCCCCCACGGCACCCCTTCGAGCGGCCACCCTACCCTCACCGCTTCGACTATCCCCAGGGGGACTTCCCTGCCG AGATGGgaccccctcaccaccaccccggCCACCGCATGCCTCATCCTGGGATCAACGAGCACCCACCCTGGGGTGGGCCCCAGCACCCTGACTTCGGCCCTCCTCCCCATGGCTTCAATGGGCAGCCCCCCCACATGCGGCGACAGGGCCCTCCCCACATCAACCATGATGACCCTAGCCTGGTCCCCAACGTGCCCTACTTCGATCTGCCTGCAGGGCTGATGGCCCCCCTCGTGAAG CTGGAAGACCATGAGTACAAGCCTTTGGACCCAAAAGACAtccgcctcccaccccccatgccGCCCAGCGAGAGGCTCTTGGCAGCCGTGGAGGCCTTTTATAGTCCCCCCTCCCATGACAGGCCCAGGAACAG TGAAGGCTGGGAGCAGAACGGCCTCTACGAGTTCTTCCGAGCGAAGATGCGGGCACGGCGGCGGAAGGGCCAGGAAAAGCGCAACAG CGGCCCCTCCCGGTCTCGGAGCAGATCCAAAAGCCGAGGGCGCTCTTCTTCCCGCTCCAACTCGAGGTCGTCCAAGTCCTCCGGCTCGTACTCCAGGTCCAGATCGCGCTCCTGCTCCCGCTCCTACTCCCGCTCCCGCTCCAG GAGTCGCAGCCGCTCCCGCTCCTCCCGCAgccgctcccgctcccgctcgCGCTCCCGCTCCAAGTCCTACTCCCCAGGAAGGAGACGTCGGTCACGGTCCCGGAGCCCCACCCCGCC TTCCTCGGCTGGTCTGGGTTCTAATTCAGCACCTCCTATACCTGATTCAAGGCTCGGGGAAGAGAACAAAGGACATCAGATGCTGGTGAAAATGG GCTGGAGTGGATCTGGTGGCCTCGGCGTGAAAGAGCAAGGGATTCAGGACCCCATCAAGGGGGGGGACGTCCGGGACAAGTGGGACCAGTACAAGGGTGTGGGCGTGGCCCTGGACGACCCCTACGAGAACTACCGCAGGAACAAGAGCTACTCCTTCATCGCCCGCATGAAGGCCAGAGATGAGTGCAAGTAG